The Toxorhynchites rutilus septentrionalis strain SRP chromosome 3, ASM2978413v1, whole genome shotgun sequence genome includes a region encoding these proteins:
- the LOC129779643 gene encoding uncharacterized protein LOC129779643: protein MAKFDEVSKLWYGSSTPGVLNPRTNLGQVILNLLSRCPDRVIQINADDGSEMTCAEMSRRIVRVALNLKRLGYHRGDQVSLVCANSENVVPVFVGCVAIGLTVNPLAPVFNKDDLAHMMRQTQSSVVFCDEANYGVVEQAVRLAIDGSPEVFVMGASEWSAKSIDELLRPAEDEDGFKPEFLGDSENLTAMVLCSSGTTGSPKGVCLSHAHLMEGELFADDENAGPIFNFSPLFWATGVLAMLTSLLYIRPRVITTKPFSEEMLFSIIERYKVEDLFTPPSYVSAMITHPKFATANFSSVKRWTMGGAAVSEELRLALASRIPNGFAKSLYGSSEIGFITSAVASCSPGSVGTLANNVSAKIVNEEGRRQEPGQIGEICVKYKHKMLGYLLNEEATRNAFDEENFFKTGDIGYFDKDGFLYVIDRIKDIIKYKNYQISPSDLEAIIGKIEGVQQVCVAGVPSSDQSYDLPTAMIVRQPGSSLTEEQVIRVVDSQVSDHKRLRGGAYFVDQLPSSASGKVLRRVVMQTLKNVKQSK from the exons GATCGGGTGATCCAAATCAATGCCGACGATGGAAGCGAGATGACCTGCGCTGAGATGAGCCGACGAATTGTTCGTGTGGCACTGAACTTGAAACGCCTCGGATATCACCGAGGGGATCAAGTTTCGCTTGTTTGTGCCAACAGTGAGAATGTCGTACCGGTCTTCGTCGGTTGTGTGGCGATCGGGTTGACCGTTAATCCTCTCGCGCCGGTGTTCAACAAGGACGATTTGGCGCACATGATGAGACAGACGCAATCTTCGGTGGTGTTTTGTGACGAAGCGAATTACGGCGTAGTTGAGCAAGCGGTTCGGCTAGCCATCGACGGAAGTCCGGAAGTTTTTGTGATGGGTGCGAGTGAATGGAGTGCAAAATCAATTGATGAATTACTACGCCCCGCTGAAGATGAAGACGGCTTCAAACCGGAATTCTTGGGTGATTCGGAGAATCTCACGGCAATGGTGTTGTGTTCTTCGGGGACTACAGGTTCTCCGAAAGGCGTGTGTCTATCGCATGCGCATCTCATGGAAGGGGAACTATTTGCAGA CGACGAGAATGCGGGTCCGATCTTCAATTTTAGTCCACTGTTTTGGGCAACAGGTGTGTTGGCCATGTTGACTTCGCTTCTCTATATTCGACCTCGTGTCATCACAACGAAACCATTCAGCGAAGAAATGCTGTTCTCGATTATCGAACGATACAAGGTGGAGGATCTTTTCACGCCTCCCTCATATGTCTCGGCAATGATAACCCATCCCAAATTCGCAACGGCAAACTTTTCTAGCGTCAAGAGGTGGACAATGGGAGGGGCTGCCGTATCGGAGGAACTTAGATTGGCTTTGGCAAGCCGTATTCCGAACGGCTTTGCAAAATCGTTATACGGTTCGTCGGAAATTGGTTTCATAACATCGGCTGTGGCATCATGCTCACCCGGATCGGTAGGTACGCTGGCCAACAATGTGTCGGCGAAAATAGTCAACGAAGAGGGTCGAAGGCAGGAACCTGGCCAAATAGGAGAGATTTGTGTCAAGTACAAACACAAAATGTTG GGCTATCTTCTCAACGAAGAAGCAACCAGGAATGCATTCGATGAGGAAAACTTCTTCAAAACGGGTGACATTGGATACTTTGACAAGGATGGATTCCTGTACGTGATCGATCGCATCAAAGACATCATAAAGTACAAAAACTATCAAATTTCACCTTCGGACCTGGAAGCCATCATTGGGAAGATCGAAGGTGTGCAGCAAGTTTGTGTCGCCGGAGTTCCTAGCTCGGACCAGTCTTATGATCTGCCAACGGCAATGATCGTTCGGCAGCCGGGATCATCACTGACTGAAGAGCAAGTGATTAGGGTTGTAGACAGCCAAGTGAGTGACCATAAAAGGTTGCGTGGTGGTGCGTACTTTGTCGATCAGCTGCCGAGCTCAGCATCCGGGAAAGTGCTGCGTCGAGTGGTCATGCAAACGCTCAAGAATGTGAAACAATCAAAATAG